A window of Helicobacter ganmani contains these coding sequences:
- a CDS encoding energy transducer TonB — MKRNNFLALFLSLAIHALLLLLFLWESHLSDLYHPPRLGTQEGERVSLKHFRFSQGGEGQSREQAPAPQARSESTPRMQESPKAKVEKPKKPKPQTNQSKSAQSKPATKQISKALSESLAQSLARPQTQSTQNHQNASGAVGAPHSPSIYDFGKDMSNQEVKDLYGEEFGSLDTEQRKFIKDNLSGIGRITQRYLKYPTIAGKMGQQGDNIVEFYLYPNGDISDLKLLTPSGFTLLDDNSVHTIKIAYKDYPYPSVKTKIRIRVMYRIY; from the coding sequence GTGAAGCGAAATAATTTTCTCGCACTTTTTCTATCTTTAGCAATTCACGCATTGTTGCTTTTGCTTTTTTTGTGGGAGTCGCACTTAAGTGATTTGTATCACCCTCCGCGTTTGGGGACGCAAGAGGGAGAACGCGTGAGTTTGAAGCATTTTAGATTTTCACAAGGTGGAGAGGGGCAGAGTAGAGAGCAAGCTCCTGCACCACAGGCGAGATCGGAATCTACACCGCGTATGCAAGAATCCCCAAAAGCAAAAGTAGAAAAACCTAAGAAGCCAAAGCCTCAAACAAATCAATCAAAATCCGCACAATCTAAGCCTGCAACGAAGCAAATCTCAAAAGCCTTGAGCGAGTCTTTAGCGCAAAGCCTAGCAAGACCACAGACGCAATCCACCCAGAATCACCAAAATGCTTCGGGTGCGGTTGGTGCGCCGCATTCCCCCTCTATTTATGATTTTGGCAAAGATATGTCCAATCAGGAGGTAAAAGACCTCTATGGCGAGGAGTTTGGTTCGCTTGATACGGAGCAAAGGAAGTTTATCAAGGATAATTTAAGTGGAATCGGACGCATTACACAAAGGTATTTGAAATATCCAACAATCGCGGGTAAGATGGGACAACAAGGGGACAATATCGTGGAATTTTATTTGTATCCTAATGGAGATATTTCTGACCTTAAACTCCTTACGCCAAGTGGCTTTACCCTGCTAGATGATAATAGCGTGCATACAATCAAAATCGCCTATAAGGACTATCCTTATCCAAGTGTGAAAACTAAGATTCGCATTCGGGTGATGTATAGGATATATTAA
- the rfbA gene encoding glucose-1-phosphate thymidylyltransferase RfbA, whose product MKGIILAGGSGTRLYPTTLMLSKQLLPIYDKPMIYYPFSVLMLAQIREVLIISTPKDTPRFQEIFGNGDWLGMEIQYCVQPSPDGLAQGLILAENFVKDENLALILGDNVFYGQGFSLMLLEAKEEANKGKATIFSYRVKDPERFGVVEMDANGAVVSLEEKPCKPKSNLAATGLYFYDNTAIEIAKSLKPSPRGELEITDVNIAYFKAGKLRSQSLGRGFAWLDTGTHDSLVEASSFVQTIELRQGYKIACLEEIAYHNGWIDKGQLLQRAESLSKSGYGQYLRQLLEEK is encoded by the coding sequence ATGAAAGGCATTATATTAGCGGGTGGAAGTGGAACAAGATTGTATCCTACTACTTTGATGCTCTCAAAGCAACTTTTGCCTATTTATGACAAACCAATGATTTATTATCCGTTTTCTGTGTTAATGCTTGCACAAATTCGTGAGGTTTTAATTATCTCTACCCCCAAAGATACGCCGAGATTCCAAGAGATTTTTGGGAATGGAGATTGGCTAGGTATGGAGATTCAATATTGTGTGCAGCCCTCTCCTGATGGATTGGCTCAAGGGTTGATTTTGGCAGAGAATTTTGTGAAAGATGAGAATCTTGCTTTGATTTTAGGGGATAATGTTTTTTACGGGCAAGGATTCTCGCTAATGCTTTTAGAGGCAAAAGAGGAAGCTAACAAAGGCAAAGCAACTATATTTTCTTATCGTGTCAAAGACCCAGAACGTTTTGGTGTAGTAGAAATGGACGCCAATGGAGCGGTTGTGAGTTTAGAAGAAAAGCCTTGCAAGCCAAAGAGCAATCTTGCTGCCACAGGATTATATTTTTATGATAATACTGCCATAGAGATAGCAAAATCGCTTAAACCAAGCCCACGAGGGGAATTAGAAATTACTGATGTCAATATTGCTTATTTTAAAGCGGGCAAACTTCGTTCTCAAAGTTTAGGGCGTGGCTTTGCGTGGCTTGATACGGGCACACACGATAGTCTTGTGGAAGCTTCAAGTTTTGTGCAAACTATTGAATTAAGACAAGGCTATAAAATCGCGTGTTTAGAGGAAATTGCTTATCATAATGGCTGGATAGATAAAGGGCAGCTTTTACAAAGGGCTGAAAGCTTAAGTAAAAGTGGCTATGGGCAGTATCTTCGCCAACTTTTAGAGGAAAAATAA
- the fliN gene encoding flagellar motor switch protein FliN has protein sequence MPADEFTLAKIQAPKQEDLVRYLDGIINNYSGLLDMGVIFKSELGSTKVPLLDILRFEKGSIIDLQKPAGESVEIYINGRIIGKGEVMVYEKNLAIRVNEILDSNAIVYYLTRESIGTV, from the coding sequence ATGCCAGCAGATGAATTTACATTAGCCAAAATCCAAGCCCCTAAACAAGAAGATTTAGTGCGGTATTTAGACGGGATTATAAACAATTATAGCGGGCTTTTGGATATGGGAGTGATTTTTAAATCCGAGCTTGGTTCTACCAAAGTGCCGCTGTTGGATATTTTACGCTTTGAGAAAGGCTCTATTATTGACTTGCAAAAACCTGCTGGAGAGAGTGTAGAGATTTATATTAATGGGCGAATCATCGGCAAGGGCGAAGTAATGGTTTATGAAAAAAACCTCGCGATTCGCGTAAATGAAATTCTTGATTCTAATGCGATTGTTTATTATCTAACACGAGAGAGTATCGGCACGGTATGA
- a CDS encoding acyltransferase, whose amino-acid sequence MIVKKRTYINNNFALTALRHKITIGENCFIGVNFQALNADFHGIRIKERSNYDAIKSADIDIGDDCFIGNNVIILKGVKLGRGCVVAAGSVVTQSFEADSLIAGNPARLVRRIEQ is encoded by the coding sequence ATAATTGTTAAAAAACGAACATATATTAATAATAATTTTGCCCTCACTGCTTTAAGACATAAGATTACAATAGGTGAAAACTGCTTTATTGGAGTAAATTTTCAAGCTCTAAATGCTGATTTTCACGGCATTAGAATAAAAGAGAGAAGTAATTACGATGCGATAAAAAGCGCAGATATTGATATAGGCGATGATTGTTTCATTGGTAATAATGTCATTATTCTTAAAGGCGTAAAACTTGGCAGAGGTTGTGTAGTAGCAGCTGGAAGTGTGGTAACACAATCTTTTGAGGCAGATTCTCTTATCGCAGGAAATCCCGCGAGATTGGTTAGGAGAATTGAGCAGTAG
- the rfbB gene encoding dTDP-glucose 4,6-dehydratase, whose protein sequence is MKNLLITGGAGFIGSNFILYFLHKYPQYRLINVDSLTYAGDLRNLQGAENTPNYEFRQGDICDKDFIKELFAHYDIEGVIHFAAESHVDNSIKNPSAFVETNVNGTFNLLHNAYLNWFDAPSRPKTNKEHCIFHHISTDEVFGSLGESGYFSESTPYAPNSPYSASKASSDMLVRSYHHTYGLKTFITNCSNNYGPKQHDEKLIPTIIRNALAGSEIPIYGDGQNIRDWLFVQDHCKAIDKVFHSSYFGQSFNIGGENEQSNIELAQIICEMLDKKCPKERSYKEQITFVQDRAGHDRRYAIDSSKMTRLFGFKPSDFYTNLSQTIDFYIYKYTSIPLAGGGVNKLLILTFLPLLLLFMHSFILRKREFR, encoded by the coding sequence ATGAAAAATCTCCTTATCACAGGTGGAGCAGGGTTTATCGGGAGTAATTTTATTCTCTATTTTTTGCATAAATACCCGCAGTATCGCCTTATCAATGTGGATTCTTTAACTTATGCAGGAGATTTGCGCAATCTCCAAGGTGCAGAGAATACGCCAAATTATGAGTTTAGACAAGGCGATATTTGCGATAAAGACTTTATTAAGGAACTTTTTGCGCATTATGATATTGAGGGTGTGATTCATTTTGCCGCAGAATCTCACGTGGATAATTCTATAAAAAATCCAAGTGCCTTTGTAGAAACAAATGTCAATGGCACTTTTAATTTACTGCATAATGCGTATTTAAACTGGTTTGATGCGCCAAGTCGCCCTAAGACAAACAAAGAGCATTGTATTTTTCATCATATTAGCACTGATGAGGTATTTGGCTCATTAGGAGAAAGCGGATATTTTAGTGAATCCACGCCTTATGCACCCAATTCGCCTTATTCTGCTTCCAAAGCTTCAAGCGATATGTTGGTTAGGAGTTATCATCATACCTATGGGTTGAAAACTTTTATCACAAATTGTTCTAACAACTATGGACCAAAGCAGCACGATGAAAAGCTTATTCCTACGATTATCCGTAATGCTTTGGCTGGCAGTGAGATTCCTATTTATGGTGATGGACAAAATATCCGTGATTGGCTTTTTGTGCAAGATCATTGCAAAGCGATTGATAAGGTGTTTCATTCCTCTTATTTTGGGCAGAGTTTTAATATCGGTGGAGAAAATGAGCAAAGCAATATAGAGCTTGCACAAATTATTTGTGAGATGTTGGATAAAAAATGCCCCAAAGAGCGCAGTTACAAAGAGCAAATTACATTTGTCCAAGATAGAGCAGGACACGATAGACGATATGCGATAGATTCTAGTAAAATGACGCGTTTATTTGGGTTCAAACCAAGTGATTTTTATACCAATCTTTCTCAAACAATAGATTTTTATATTTATAAATATACTTCAATTCCTCTTGCGGGGGGGGGGGTTAATAAACTCTTAATTCTTACTTTTTTGCCTCTTTTATTGCTTTTTATGCACTCCTTTATCTTACGAAAAAGGGAGTTTAGATGA
- a CDS encoding PstC family ABC transporter permease produces the protein MKLVAIFATIIALSGICLLFLVIGGFGLQTLASNPSLTLHFSWNPKANEFGVLTMFVNSLILSFSTLLVAFPCSLAIVCVLILPMKSKATKLLQSILNFLVRFMGSIPTVLYAFGALFLLVPLLREAFSGSGRNLLACICVLSLVILPTMVLLLESGLKKPFSNQYLNALSLGLHNFETFYFIVIPKAKGVLIGAFLLGFGRAFGDTMIALMLSSNALNFATSLFDPLRVLSAHIALITANESIGEAYNALFVSGFLLIVSNALLALFARGILHKSNSL, from the coding sequence ATGAAACTTGTCGCAATATTTGCGACAATCATAGCATTAAGCGGAATCTGCCTACTTTTTCTTGTGATTGGTGGGTTTGGACTACAAACACTTGCTTCCAATCCTAGCTTGACACTTCACTTTAGTTGGAATCCCAAAGCCAATGAATTTGGGGTTTTGACAATGTTTGTTAATTCACTGATTCTAAGCTTTAGCACATTGCTTGTTGCATTTCCTTGTAGTTTAGCCATCGTCTGCGTTCTCATCTTGCCGATGAAATCCAAAGCAACCAAGCTTTTGCAGAGTATTTTAAACTTTCTTGTGCGTTTTATGGGTTCTATTCCCACCGTGCTTTACGCCTTTGGTGCATTGTTTTTACTCGTTCCACTCTTAAGAGAGGCTTTTAGCGGAAGCGGGAGAAATCTGTTAGCCTGTATTTGTGTCTTGAGTCTCGTGATTCTACCCACAATGGTTTTGCTTTTAGAATCTGGACTTAAAAAACCTTTTTCAAATCAGTATTTAAACGCTCTCTCGCTTGGATTGCACAACTTTGAAACTTTTTATTTTATCGTGATTCCAAAGGCTAAAGGTGTGCTTATAGGTGCATTTTTACTAGGCTTTGGAAGAGCCTTTGGTGATACAATGATTGCGCTAATGCTTTCCTCTAATGCCTTGAATTTTGCCACTTCACTTTTTGACCCTTTGCGTGTTTTGAGTGCGCATATCGCACTTATCACCGCGAATGAGAGTATCGGGGAGGCGTATAATGCACTTTTTGTTTCTGGATTTTTGCTGATTGTTTCCAATGCACTTTTAGCCCTTTTTGCACGTGGCATTTTGCATAAATCCAACTCACTTTAG
- a CDS encoding phosphate ABC transporter substrate-binding protein, translating into MLKVSTLLSASVLLLTFGAFTGCGSNSKDSSESSATNASSESLAVFAKEQGKIDIAGGTAHIPVMKKAAEAIMSFNPNIAISITGGGTGAGITKVGEGLVQIGNTGRALKPQEIEKYQLVSFPFAVDGVAIAVHKENPLSNLTKEQVSRIFSGEVKNWNELGGNEGVINLYVREDGSGTRDTFESKGLNKGIEIPQTANVVSSNGAMKIALAQDKNAIGYVGIGHLDSSIKGIAFENIEPTQEKTKEGSYQISRLLYMNTKGEPQGLTKLFVDYIYSSDGAKFIEQSGYIPLPK; encoded by the coding sequence ATGCTAAAAGTCTCTACACTTTTATCTGCTTCAGTTTTGTTGCTCACATTTGGTGCATTTACCGGTTGTGGGTCTAATTCTAAAGATTCTTCGGAATCTAGCGCGACAAATGCTTCAAGCGAAAGCTTAGCCGTCTTTGCCAAAGAGCAAGGCAAGATAGATATTGCAGGAGGCACTGCGCATATCCCAGTAATGAAAAAGGCGGCAGAAGCAATTATGTCGTTTAACCCTAACATCGCCATTAGCATTACAGGGGGTGGCACAGGTGCTGGAATCACAAAAGTTGGCGAGGGCTTGGTTCAGATTGGTAATACCGGACGCGCACTAAAACCCCAAGAAATTGAAAAATATCAGTTGGTTTCTTTTCCTTTTGCAGTAGATGGAGTTGCCATTGCGGTGCATAAAGAAAACCCTCTCTCTAATCTCACCAAAGAGCAAGTAAGCCGAATTTTCAGCGGGGAAGTCAAAAATTGGAATGAGCTAGGAGGCAATGAGGGCGTAATTAACCTCTATGTGCGTGAAGATGGAAGCGGCACACGCGATACTTTTGAATCCAAAGGCTTAAACAAAGGTATAGAGATTCCACAAACTGCAAATGTCGTCAGCTCCAATGGTGCGATGAAAATTGCTCTTGCACAAGATAAAAATGCGATTGGTTATGTCGGAATCGGACATTTGGATTCAAGCATTAAAGGAATCGCATTTGAAAATATTGAACCCACTCAAGAAAAGACAAAAGAAGGTTCTTATCAAATCAGCCGCCTTCTCTATATGAATACAAAAGGTGAACCACAAGGACTAACTAAGCTTTTTGTGGATTATATTTATTCTAGTGATGGCGCAAAGTTTATTGAACAATCCGGCTATATCCCGCTTCCAAAATGA
- a CDS encoding cation diffusion facilitator family transporter, with the protein MRYNFAKFTEVLLMKLRIPTSNYGRKVRQKFLQPLQTQQSLLANNQQEQFVLKVSMYSALLLAILGIAFGLGFKSSAIVFDGIIALVSVGLGLLSVITSRFIYREDDDVFQYGYVRFEPMVNLFKSLILIIVCIYALIGGIEDILSGGYTLQINGAAIYTFCAFVLCLIIFVFTRFYAKRLDSELIGVDNVEWKIDCVLYLGALFAFGAIVLFDPEQQESLTRYIDPILLVLLSVFLAFTPVKIFIANLKDLMMIAPQELDDKITEVMENLSAEYGFEDYDTHVAKSGRFFMIEVNLLVTDANAKLSAGEIDVIRNKIEQSLEIPSYKIWLLVSFTANPKWL; encoded by the coding sequence ATGCGTTATAATTTTGCCAAATTTACAGAGGTTTTGCTGATGAAATTGAGAATCCCAACGAGTAATTATGGTAGAAAAGTGCGTCAAAAATTTTTGCAGCCTTTACAAACACAGCAATCTTTGCTAGCAAACAATCAACAAGAACAATTTGTCTTAAAAGTTTCTATGTATAGTGCCTTATTGTTGGCAATTTTGGGAATCGCCTTTGGGCTCGGATTTAAAAGCTCGGCAATCGTATTTGATGGAATCATCGCGCTTGTTTCAGTAGGATTGGGACTTTTGAGTGTGATTACCTCACGCTTTATTTATCGTGAAGATGATGATGTGTTTCAATATGGTTATGTTCGTTTTGAACCTATGGTGAATCTTTTTAAGAGTTTGATTCTCATCATCGTTTGTATTTATGCTCTAATAGGCGGAATAGAGGATATTTTGAGTGGGGGATATACTTTACAAATTAATGGAGCGGCAATTTACACATTTTGTGCTTTTGTGCTTTGCTTGATTATTTTTGTTTTTACGCGATTTTATGCTAAACGACTAGATTCTGAACTTATTGGTGTGGATAATGTAGAGTGGAAAATTGATTGTGTTTTATATCTTGGAGCGTTGTTTGCTTTTGGGGCGATTGTGCTGTTTGACCCAGAACAACAAGAATCTTTGACGCGTTATATTGACCCGATTTTGCTTGTGCTATTAAGTGTGTTTTTGGCTTTCACACCTGTTAAGATTTTTATTGCAAATCTTAAAGATTTGATGATGATTGCTCCTCAAGAATTAGATGATAAAATTACAGAAGTTATGGAAAATTTAAGTGCAGAATATGGATTTGAGGATTATGATACACATGTCGCAAAAAGTGGAAGGTTTTTTATGATTGAAGTGAATCTTTTGGTAACAGACGCAAATGCAAAATTGAGTGCAGGTGAAATAGATGTGATTCGTAACAAAATTGAACAATCTTTAGAGATTCCAAGTTATAAGATTTGGCTACTTGTTAGTTTCACCGCAAATCCAAAGTGGCTGTGA
- a CDS encoding PstA family ABC transporter permease, with product MKRKIANVFYLLSLLSSTCVVLVVCSLLLWVFWRGISVLDLQLFFGNTAPLSAILGKAAVFNGIFPAILGTLWLVILSLLFAIIPGIGCGIYLAYYANAFEKWFLNTMVDILAGIPSVIMGLFGFLSILWLKNHLLPEANSCLLLAACCLALLVLPTLIATTKEALLSVPQDLMLNALGLGLPKGKILWYFLLPEARNGILSGAILALGRVAEDTAVVMFVGAVANAGLPNGLLGKFESLSFYIYYNSQNYQTQGELQNAMGASLVLLFLCGFLLLLGGILKGIAKRNSNDS from the coding sequence ATGAAACGTAAAATCGCAAATGTCTTTTATCTCTTAAGTCTCTTGAGTTCTACTTGCGTTGTCTTGGTTGTTTGCTCTCTTTTGCTTTGGGTATTTTGGCGTGGAATCTCTGTGTTAGATTTACAACTCTTTTTTGGCAATACCGCACCTCTTAGTGCGATTTTGGGTAAAGCAGCAGTGTTTAATGGAATCTTTCCTGCAATTCTTGGGACTTTATGGCTTGTGATTTTAAGCCTCTTATTTGCGATTATTCCCGGAATTGGCTGTGGAATCTATCTTGCCTATTATGCCAATGCTTTTGAAAAGTGGTTTTTAAACACAATGGTAGATATTCTTGCAGGGATTCCATCGGTGATTATGGGGCTATTTGGATTCTTAAGCATTTTGTGGCTTAAAAATCACTTGCTACCAGAGGCAAACAGCTGCCTACTCCTTGCAGCTTGTTGTCTTGCTTTGCTTGTTTTGCCTACACTCATTGCTACAACCAAAGAAGCTCTTTTATCTGTGCCGCAAGACTTAATGCTCAATGCTTTGGGCTTAGGTTTGCCTAAAGGCAAGATTCTGTGGTATTTTTTGCTCCCTGAAGCAAGAAATGGAATCCTAAGCGGTGCAATCTTAGCACTTGGTAGAGTAGCAGAAGACACCGCTGTGGTGATGTTTGTCGGTGCAGTGGCAAATGCAGGATTGCCCAATGGGCTTTTAGGCAAATTTGAATCCTTGTCGTTTTATATCTATTACAACTCTCAAAACTATCAGACACAAGGAGAGCTACAAAACGCAATGGGAGCAAGCCTAGTGCTACTTTTCCTATGCGGATTTTTGTTGCTTCTAGGTGGAATCTTAAAAGGAATTGCAAAAAGGAACTCTAATGATTCTTGA
- a CDS encoding radical SAM protein: MKVNHFNSHEKILRYTDKIDYFMNAHKTLVVTELDLTNKCNHRCPGCCGHNENNAELSKEQIDVIIAGLKSLENKGVILSGGGEPTLSPHFSYAIEEIKRAGMNIGCNSNGGLLDEQKCRVIAQNLEYFRISLDAGSVPMYEKIHGMKPHHFAKTLENIEMFARIKTQMDSKISFGIGFLTSQETREDMESFVKLIKDITKRQKGIDFVQFRPFTGDTFDIAPILLELQNKYEEADFKILASYQKYNQMHNAANRGYEKCHGMFFSTCISADFKVWACLHFRQSPAHLLGDLREQSLEEIWRGSRIREVYESIDCKNCPILCRNDNFNKTLDKLQLEVINSEFL, translated from the coding sequence ATGAAAGTAAATCACTTCAATTCACACGAAAAAATTTTGCGTTATACCGACAAGATTGATTATTTTATGAATGCGCATAAAACACTTGTTGTTACCGAGTTAGATTTGACAAATAAATGCAATCACCGCTGTCCGGGTTGCTGTGGGCATAATGAAAACAATGCAGAGTTAAGCAAGGAGCAAATTGATGTGATTATTGCAGGACTAAAAAGTCTTGAGAATAAGGGCGTGATTCTATCTGGCGGAGGCGAGCCGACTCTAAGCCCACATTTTAGTTATGCGATAGAGGAGATAAAACGCGCAGGAATGAATATCGGGTGCAATTCTAATGGTGGATTGCTTGATGAGCAAAAGTGTCGTGTGATTGCACAGAATTTGGAGTATTTTAGAATCTCCCTTGATGCGGGAAGTGTGCCAATGTATGAGAAAATACACGGAATGAAACCTCATCATTTCGCTAAAACTTTAGAGAATATTGAGATGTTTGCAAGGATAAAAACACAAATGGATTCTAAAATTAGCTTTGGGATAGGATTTTTAACAAGCCAAGAGACGCGAGAGGATATGGAAAGCTTTGTGAAGCTTATAAAAGATATTACCAAAAGACAAAAAGGCATTGATTTTGTGCAGTTTCGCCCATTTACCGGCGATACTTTTGATATTGCCCCAATCCTTTTGGAACTGCAAAATAAATACGAAGAAGCGGATTTTAAAATCCTAGCAAGTTATCAAAAATATAATCAAATGCACAATGCGGCTAATCGTGGCTATGAGAAATGCCACGGAATGTTTTTTAGCACTTGTATCAGTGCGGATTTCAAAGTTTGGGCTTGTTTGCACTTCCGTCAAAGCCCTGCACATTTGCTCGGAGATTTAAGAGAGCAGAGTTTGGAGGAGATTTGGCGAGGAAGCAGGATAAGAGAAGTGTATGAGAGTATTGATTGTAAGAACTGCCCAATTTTATGCCGAAATGATAATTTTAATAAAACTTTAGATAAACTCCAGCTTGAAGTAATTAACAGCGAATTTTTATAG